From the Lolium rigidum isolate FL_2022 chromosome 2, APGP_CSIRO_Lrig_0.1, whole genome shotgun sequence genome, one window contains:
- the LOC124686645 gene encoding protein GLUTAMINE DUMPER 6-like, which produces MRNSAVDAMNGGGASSSPMVVPAYGATGGFHPPPFWLTPTPYLFMGFAIVMSLIAVALAVLLCSRRKEGRREEEEMIIPAGMMSVRVLAPLDRESPKVVVVMAGDDAPSFLASATPLAFAAKVQRPYCQCHEGPKLDVAAV; this is translated from the coding sequence ATGAGGAACTCGGCAGTCGACGCGATGAACGGCGGCGGGGCTTCCTCGTCGCCGATGGTTGTGCCGGCCTACGGCGCCACTGGTGGATTCCATCCGCCGCCGTTCTGGTTGACGCCGACTCCGTACCTGTTCATGGGCTTCGCGATTGTGATGAgcctcatcgcggtggcgctggcGGTGCTCCTCTGCTCCCGCCGAAAGGAGGGAcgccgcgaggaggaggagatgatcATCCCAGCGGGGATGATGTCCGTGCGTGTGCTAGCGCCGTTGGACAGGGAGTCGCCCAAGGTGGTAGTTGTGATGGCCGGCGATGACGCGCCGTCGTTCCTCGCCAGCGCAACGCCGCTCGCTTTCGCCGCCAAGGTGCAGCGGCCGTACTGCCAGTGCCACGAGGGGCCCAAGCTGGATGTCGCCGCCGTGTAG
- the LOC124689839 gene encoding GDSL esterase/lipase At2g04570-like, with amino-acid sequence MAYPNLSLRRHLPIIFLQLCVFSGEPVAAKISALIVFGDSTVDTGNNNYISTLVRSDFAPYGRDLQLENGRPTGRFCNGRLTVDFVSEAFGLPPLVPPYLDPSRNISDLAAGACFASAGAGYDNATSDIFSVLTIWKELEYFKEYAAKLRSFQGDDRARETLTEALYLVSMGTNDFLENYYAVPRGHAKDYHTAAAYGTDYLLGVAESFVRALHALGARKVDLNGLPPMGCLPMERALLGGACTEDYNVVAEGFNAGLRALIDRLNAELDGARVVYGDVYGPVADALGRPASYGLENVEAGCCGTTGLFEMGYMCNSRSPLTCADAGKFAFWDAIHPTERLHRALADAKMNTTLHVFL; translated from the exons ATGGCGTACCCAAACCTGTCTCTGCGGCGTCACCTGCCGATCATCTTCCTGCAGCTGTGCGTCTTCTCGGGCGAGCCGGTGGCGGCCAAGATCTCGGCCCTCATCGTGTTCGGCGACTCCACGGTCGACACGGGCAACAACAACTACATCTCCACCCTCGTCAGGAGCGACTTCGCGCCCTACGGCCGCGACCTGCAGCTGGAGAACGGCCGTCCCACGGGGCGCTTCTGCAATGGCCGCCTCACCgtcgacttcgtatccgaggcgtTCGGCCTGCCACCGCTCGTGCCACCCTATCTCGACCCGAGCAGAAACATCAGcgacctcgccgccggcgcctgCTTCGCCTCAGCCGGCGCCGGCTACGACAATGCCACGTCAGATATTTTC TCGGTGCTCACGATTTGGAAGGAGCTGGAGTACTTCAAGGAGTACGCGGCCAAGCTGAGGAGCTTCCAGGGAGACGACAGGGCGCGAGAGACGCTCACGGAGGCGCTCTACCTGGTCAGCATGGGCACCAACGACTTCCTCGAGAACTACTACGCCGTGCCGCGCGGCCACGCCAAGGACTACCACACGGCGGCGGCCTACGGCACCGACTACCTGCTGGGCGTCGCGGAGTCGTTCGTGCGCGCGCTTCACGCGCTCGGCGCGCGCAAGGTGGACCTCAACGGCCTGCCGCCCATGGGCTGCCTCCCCATGGAGCGTGCCCTGCTGGGCGGCGCGTGCACCGAGGACTACAACGTGGTCGCCGAGGGATTCAACGCCGGCCTACGCGCGCTGATCGACAGGCTCAACGCCGAGCTCGACGGCGCCAGGGTCGTCTACGGCGACGTCTACGGCCCCGTCGCCGACGCGCTCGGGCGCCCCGCGTCGTACGGGCTGGAGAACGTCGAGGCCGGGTGCTGCGGCACCACCGGGCTCTTCGAGATGGGGTACATGTGCAACTCCCGGAGCCCGCTGACGTGCGCGGACGCCGGGAAGTTcgcgttctgggacgccatcCACCCCACGGAGCGCCTCCATCGCGCCCTCGCCGACGCAAAGATGAACACCACGCTCCACGTCTTCCTATGA
- the LOC124691883 gene encoding uncharacterized protein LOC124691883: MASTELDRAEQQREARRKRRQRSRTRRKAGSVPSSSGESGPKEHVRSAAQTPSAQMVEELADSFSEQLPGRIADKGKSVMGILVEEKDLVSYRRDWEYSWGSKFGLFQDYTCVRAMLFTCKPTPPHASVKTCLQIFSIRVTEIDDGLEWPLEVYGLVATRDSVDHNRNIIFRRGRDACQFLTEQDSFLLLTGPSRAVVFTGPVDVEIQLKVKGSTEPEDKDLISNVLVYKRDFSSNSSGGAGNLVRSSCSSQFCSLELTSALIAGAVEATVITAELIQGRWPKNLGIRIVSGTSSTDEDFVLLDARDGKFRVDLADGVITLSRHVVCVEKDGGLKLSVEAYKRNGDIYEESPVTVLTPKRFSASLGICKLNFCTIRFTVGWSCLATVSDLMAHGI, encoded by the exons ATGGCTTCTACGGAGCTCGACCGCGCCGAGCAGCAGCGCGAGGCCCGCCGCAAGCGCCGACAACGTAGTAGAACGCGACGCAAGGCCGGTTCCGTTCCGTCCTCTTCCGGTGAATCTGG ACCCAAGGAACATGTCAGAAGTGCTGCGCAGACACCATCAGCACAAATGGTGGAAGAACTAGCTGATTCATTCTCAGAGCAACTACCTGGGAGGATTGCCGACAAAGGAAAATCAGTCATGGGTATTTTAGTGGAGGAGAAAGACCTGGTTTCATACCGTCGTGACTGGGAATACTCTTGGGGCAGCAAGTTCGGCCTCTTCCAAGACTACA CTTGTGTGAGAGCCATGCTCTTCACATGTAAACCCACCCCACCACATGCAAGTGTCAAAACTTGCTTGCAGATTTTCTCCATCAGAGTCACAGAGATTGATGATGGTCTCGAGTGGCCACTTGAGGTCTATGGCTTGGTTGCCACCCGAGACTCTGTGGATCATAATCGCAACATTATCTTCAGACGCGGAAGGGATGCCTGCCAATTTCTCACTGAACAG GATTCATTTTTGCTGTTGACTGGCCCGTCTCGTGCGGTCGTGTTCACCGGCCCTGTCGACGTCGAAATCCAACTAAAAGTGAAGGGCAGCACAGAGCCTGAAGACAAAGATTTGATCTCCAACGTGCTAGTATACAAACGCGATTTCAGTAGTAACAGTTCTGGTGGTGCAGGCAACCTCGTGCGTAGCAGCTGTTCCAGCCAGTTCTGCTCACTGGAGCTCACGTCCGCACTAATCGCCGGAGCGGTCGAGGCCACCGTCATCACCGCGGAACTTATCCAAGGCCGGTGGCCCAAGAACTTGGGAATCCGTATTGTCTCTGGTACTTCCAGCACAGATGAAGATTTCGTACTGCTTGATGCTCGAGACGGAAAGTTTCGTGTCGATCTAGCTGATGGTGTCATCACCCTTTCCAGACACGTTGTCTGTGTGGAGAAAGATGGAGGACTGAAACTCTCTGTTGAGGCTTACAAGAGAAATGGAGATATCTATGAAGAATCTCCTGTGACAGTCTTGACACCCAAGAGATTCTCTGCGAGCCTTGGTATATGCAAGCTTAACTTCTGCACGATTCGGTTCACTGTCGGTTGGTCCTGCCTCGCGACAGTGAGTGATCTGATGGCCCATGGTATCTGA